One stretch of Bradyrhizobium canariense DNA includes these proteins:
- a CDS encoding tyrosine-type recombinase/integrase, which produces MARIRVLTALKIKRNLKPGMYADGLGLYLKVRPGNSKSWIFRYRTGGKLRDMGLGPFHTVSLAEAREKAEVCRVMRLKGLDPLNERLKEQQAKTIEAIETITFEKCAEGYIAAHKAGWKNGKHADQWTATLQTYVYPVFKDKPVAAIDDTLVLKVLQPIWRDKTETASRLRGRIERILDWARVMKYRAGENPARWKGHLDHLLPKRSKVAAIVHHPALPIDETPGFFQILRQEATVVARAFEFCILNATRTNEAMGMRWDEYDEQAQLWTVPGVRMKAGRDHRVPLAQRSQRILAQMQEIRTGQFVFPGGVQERPLSSMAFLMLLRRLERKDITAHGFRSTFRDWAAERTDFSNEVVEMALAHTISNKVEAAYRRGDLFDKRRQLAEAWAAFCAGTAPSKP; this is translated from the coding sequence ATGGCTCGCATACGGGTGCTCACCGCGCTCAAGATCAAACGGAATCTCAAACCGGGAATGTATGCCGATGGGCTTGGGCTTTACCTGAAGGTCCGCCCCGGCAATTCCAAGAGCTGGATTTTCCGGTATCGCACTGGCGGCAAGCTGCGGGATATGGGTCTTGGCCCGTTTCATACCGTGTCGCTCGCCGAGGCCCGCGAGAAGGCGGAGGTCTGCCGGGTCATGCGCCTCAAGGGCCTCGATCCGCTGAATGAGCGCCTCAAGGAGCAGCAAGCCAAGACAATCGAAGCGATTGAGACCATCACCTTCGAGAAGTGCGCCGAGGGCTACATCGCCGCCCACAAGGCCGGCTGGAAGAACGGCAAACATGCCGACCAATGGACGGCGACGCTTCAGACCTATGTTTATCCCGTCTTCAAGGACAAGCCGGTTGCCGCCATCGACGACACACTGGTCCTGAAGGTGTTGCAGCCGATCTGGAGGGACAAGACCGAGACGGCGTCACGGCTTCGTGGCAGGATCGAACGCATTCTCGATTGGGCTCGTGTCATGAAATACCGCGCGGGCGAAAACCCGGCACGGTGGAAGGGGCACCTCGATCATCTTCTGCCGAAGCGTTCGAAAGTCGCGGCCATCGTCCATCACCCCGCCCTGCCGATCGACGAGACGCCGGGCTTCTTCCAGATTTTGCGACAGGAAGCGACGGTCGTTGCGCGTGCGTTCGAGTTCTGCATTCTCAACGCCACGCGCACCAACGAAGCTATGGGCATGCGCTGGGACGAGTATGACGAACAGGCTCAGCTCTGGACGGTGCCCGGCGTCCGCATGAAGGCTGGTCGCGATCACCGCGTTCCGCTGGCCCAGCGATCTCAGCGCATTCTTGCCCAGATGCAGGAAATCCGCACGGGTCAATTCGTCTTTCCCGGAGGCGTCCAGGAGCGGCCGCTCAGCTCTATGGCCTTCCTGATGCTGTTGCGCCGCCTTGAGCGCAAAGACATCACCGCCCACGGCTTCCGCTCGACCTTCCGCGACTGGGCGGCTGAACGAACCGACTTCTCGAACGAAGTCGTCGAAATGGCGCTAGCTCACACCATCAGCAACAAGGTCGAGGCCGCCTATCGGCGTGGCGACCTGTTCGACAAACGCCGGCAGCTCGCCGAGGCATGGGCCGCGTTCTGCGCCGGGACGGCTCCTTCGAAGCCCTGA
- a CDS encoding PP2C family protein-serine/threonine phosphatase: MMGWTIATFTHRGRVRPANEDTIAIDTRILTGDMSTPVVMTTPGNGCLLMVADGMGGHAQGAMASRAVLDYLVAAADRISNPESCAAAIEEANQHLYALMQQHEAALGMGSTLVGAFLSPTALLTFNVGDSRCYLFSAGRLIQLSHDDVADEGSNRSGHRRSHAITQALGGSSFPIAIEPHINVDAPLKPEETLLLCTDGLTDMVADDSIAHALNAANDPIRAVRHLAGKAFAAGARDNVSLVVARHCNARGSS; encoded by the coding sequence ATGATGGGCTGGACCATAGCCACCTTCACCCATCGCGGTCGCGTACGTCCGGCGAATGAGGACACCATCGCCATCGACACCCGTATCCTGACCGGCGACATGAGCACGCCCGTCGTCATGACAACACCGGGCAATGGCTGCCTCCTGATGGTCGCGGACGGCATGGGCGGCCACGCGCAAGGCGCGATGGCCAGTCGTGCGGTGCTCGACTATCTGGTTGCAGCCGCCGACCGGATCTCAAATCCGGAATCGTGCGCGGCGGCGATTGAGGAGGCCAATCAACATCTGTATGCGCTGATGCAGCAGCACGAAGCTGCCCTTGGCATGGGGAGCACATTGGTCGGGGCGTTCTTGAGCCCTACCGCGCTGCTCACATTTAACGTCGGCGACAGCCGCTGCTACCTCTTCAGTGCAGGCCGGCTTATCCAACTGAGTCACGACGACGTTGCCGACGAGGGGAGCAACCGCTCAGGCCATCGCAGGTCGCATGCCATCACCCAGGCACTGGGCGGCTCTTCGTTTCCCATTGCCATCGAGCCGCACATCAACGTCGATGCGCCTCTAAAGCCCGAAGAGACCCTGTTGCTGTGCACCGACGGGCTCACCGACATGGTCGCCGACGACAGCATCGCGCACGCTCTGAACGCCGCCAACGATCCAATCCGAGCGGTGCGCCACCTCGCTGGCAAAGCCTTTGCCGCCGGGGCACGAGACAACGTCTCCTTAGTAGTCGCACGCCATTGCAACGCGCGCGGTTCCTCATAA
- a CDS encoding DUF2958 domain-containing protein — translation MAENDLLTDEHRIRLFANALADDCDHFPVLKLFTPDAGATWLISEADPNDPDRLFGLCDLGLGFAELGYVSLAEIASVKGRLGLPVERDLHFVANKPLSAYAEEARTKGRIVA, via the coding sequence ATGGCCGAGAATGACCTTCTGACCGACGAACATCGTATTCGTCTCTTCGCCAATGCGCTGGCTGACGACTGCGATCATTTCCCGGTGCTCAAGCTGTTCACACCGGACGCCGGAGCTACTTGGCTGATCTCAGAAGCCGATCCGAATGATCCGGATCGGTTGTTCGGATTGTGCGACCTCGGCTTGGGTTTCGCCGAACTCGGCTATGTCAGCCTCGCCGAGATCGCTTCCGTGAAGGGGCGGCTCGGCCTGCCGGTCGAACGCGATCTCCACTTCGTCGCGAACAAGCCGCTATCGGCCTATGCCGAGGAGGCTCGCACAAAAGGGCGCATCGTCGCCTGA
- a CDS encoding trehalose-6-phosphate synthase, with translation MNLVVVSNRVARGKTHEPMTGGLAAALLPVVEKSGAIWVGSSGRVRDGAQKEPFAEIEALGAGALAMLDLPAAHYGGYYEGFANSALWPALHSRSDLIRASHEDYFSYREVNSFMAKALLRFQKPDTAFWIQDYHFLALGAELRDLGVTQPIGFFLHTPWPDRAVIGGVPHHRELVEAMLAYDLIGFQTQDDCDNFLGYLAADLGLAIENHVVTSRYGKSHVQVFPIGIDPQKFAEQSAKAVSHPDVSRLRRSLHGEKLAIGVDRLDYSKGLINRIKAFDRMWTLQPALARTVSLLQIATPSRGAIEAYGNLQSELAKLVSDVNGQHGEVDWTPIRYLNKGFSQTVLAGLYRTAQVGVVTPLHDGMNLVAKEYVAAQNPADPGVLVLSKFAGAANELDTALLVNPNDIDGMARTIATAVSMPLTERRMRWEAMMEKLRAGTIQQWFADFVDALQETQADKAPPEPVIVETPTVWPLRSAGSGARYH, from the coding sequence GTGAACCTCGTCGTTGTTTCCAATCGCGTCGCGCGCGGTAAGACCCATGAACCCATGACGGGGGGTCTTGCAGCCGCTTTATTGCCGGTGGTGGAAAAATCCGGTGCGATTTGGGTGGGTTCCAGTGGTCGTGTTCGCGATGGCGCCCAAAAAGAACCTTTTGCCGAGATCGAAGCGCTCGGCGCCGGAGCGCTCGCGATGCTCGATCTGCCGGCGGCGCATTACGGCGGTTACTATGAAGGTTTCGCGAATTCGGCGTTATGGCCGGCGCTGCACTCCCGCAGCGACCTGATCCGCGCATCCCATGAAGATTATTTTTCGTACCGCGAAGTGAACAGCTTCATGGCGAAGGCGCTTCTGCGATTTCAAAAACCGGATACCGCCTTCTGGATCCAGGATTATCACTTCCTGGCGCTCGGCGCGGAACTCCGTGACCTCGGTGTGACGCAGCCGATCGGTTTCTTCCTGCATACCCCGTGGCCCGATCGGGCTGTTATCGGCGGCGTCCCCCATCATCGTGAGCTGGTCGAGGCCATGCTGGCCTACGATCTGATTGGGTTCCAGACCCAGGACGATTGCGATAATTTCCTCGGCTACCTCGCAGCAGATCTTGGCTTGGCGATCGAGAATCATGTCGTGACGTCGCGCTACGGCAAATCGCATGTCCAGGTATTTCCGATCGGCATCGACCCGCAGAAATTTGCCGAGCAGTCCGCCAAGGCGGTTTCCCACCCCGATGTGTCGCGGCTGCGTCGAAGCCTGCACGGCGAGAAGCTCGCGATCGGAGTCGACCGGCTGGATTATTCCAAGGGGCTGATCAACCGCATCAAGGCCTTCGACCGCATGTGGACCTTGCAGCCGGCGCTGGCGCGAACGGTGTCGTTGTTGCAGATCGCGACGCCGTCGCGGGGCGCGATCGAAGCCTATGGCAATCTCCAGAGCGAACTCGCCAAGCTGGTCAGCGACGTCAATGGCCAGCATGGCGAGGTGGACTGGACTCCGATCCGCTATCTCAACAAGGGCTTTAGCCAGACGGTGCTGGCGGGGCTCTATCGTACCGCGCAGGTCGGCGTGGTGACGCCGCTGCATGACGGGATGAATCTGGTCGCCAAGGAATATGTCGCGGCCCAAAACCCGGCTGATCCTGGCGTACTGGTGCTGTCGAAATTCGCAGGTGCGGCGAATGAGCTGGATACGGCGCTCCTGGTCAATCCGAACGATATCGATGGCATGGCGCGGACGATCGCGACCGCGGTTTCGATGCCGTTGACCGAGCGGCGCATGCGCTGGGAAGCGATGATGGAGAAGCTTCGGGCCGGCACCATCCAGCAGTGGTTCGCTGACTTCGTCGATGCGCTGCAGGAGACCCAGGCCGACAAGGCGCCGCCAGAACCCGTGATCGTCGAAACACCGACCGTGTGGCCGCTGCGCTCGGCCGGTTCCGGCGCACGGTATCACTAG
- a CDS encoding helix-turn-helix domain-containing protein — protein sequence MAKKSVGAEIKLTLGQFLASIREDRQLSQRDVEKATNKIVSNAYLSQIENDQIKRPSPNILHALAELYAVSYENLMERAGFVAPTRSRSTAEQRHGRVATFAEHNLTGEEEAELVKFLGYLRSRKKP from the coding sequence ATGGCCAAGAAGAGCGTGGGGGCGGAGATCAAGCTCACGCTTGGACAATTTCTCGCCTCAATCCGTGAAGATCGCCAGCTCTCTCAGCGCGATGTCGAGAAAGCGACCAACAAAATTGTTTCGAACGCTTACCTAAGCCAGATCGAAAACGATCAAATCAAAAGACCAAGTCCCAATATCCTGCACGCACTCGCCGAGCTATACGCCGTTAGCTACGAGAACTTAATGGAACGCGCAGGCTTTGTTGCGCCTACACGATCCCGCAGCACCGCCGAACAGCGGCATGGGCGCGTTGCAACATTCGCCGAGCATAATTTGACGGGTGAGGAAGAGGCCGAGCTTGTAAAGTTTCTAGGTTATCTACGCAGCAGGAAAAAGCCCTAG
- the otsB gene encoding trehalose-phosphatase yields MNQELAEMTLREDGSSGEPLPDAVPVPRSMLPHLSETAILLDIDGTLLDLAPTPREVWVPPGLAETLKGLLMRTSGALALVSGRSLNDIDLIFAPEQFPAVGGHGAEMRLSIDSEAVASHAPPMDKELKRRLAAIAKLSPGILLEDKGYSLALHYRLAPHAEKAIYEAVSLIRADLPNAPIEVLPGKCVCEIKHAGFNKASGVLELMKHEPFKGRRPFFIGDDVTDETVFAIMPDLNGLAFSVGRRAQGVAGHFDEPRDVRSWLAHLLDDEQGR; encoded by the coding sequence ATGAATCAGGAATTGGCGGAGATGACGTTGCGAGAAGATGGATCATCGGGCGAGCCGTTGCCGGACGCGGTTCCGGTGCCGCGTTCGATGCTGCCGCATTTGAGCGAGACGGCGATCCTGCTCGACATTGACGGCACGCTGCTGGATTTGGCGCCGACGCCGCGCGAAGTGTGGGTGCCGCCGGGTCTCGCCGAAACGCTCAAAGGCCTGCTGATGCGGACCTCGGGCGCGCTTGCACTCGTCAGCGGTCGCTCGTTGAACGACATCGATCTGATCTTTGCGCCCGAGCAGTTTCCGGCGGTGGGGGGGCACGGCGCGGAAATGCGGCTTTCGATCGATAGCGAGGCCGTCGCCAGTCATGCACCGCCGATGGACAAGGAGTTGAAGCGGCGGCTGGCGGCCATCGCCAAGCTCAGTCCGGGAATTCTACTGGAAGACAAGGGTTATTCGCTGGCACTGCACTACCGGCTGGCGCCGCATGCGGAAAAGGCGATCTACGAGGCGGTCTCGCTGATCCGGGCTGATCTGCCGAATGCACCGATCGAGGTGCTGCCGGGGAAATGCGTTTGCGAGATCAAGCACGCCGGATTCAACAAGGCGTCGGGCGTTCTCGAACTGATGAAGCACGAGCCTTTCAAAGGCCGTCGTCCGTTTTTCATCGGCGACGACGTCACCGACGAAACAGTGTTCGCCATCATGCCAGATCTCAATGGACTTGCCTTTTCCGTCGGCAGGCGTGCGCAAGGCGTCGCCGGTCATTTCGATGAACCGCGCGACGTGCGCTCCTGGCTCGCGCATTTGCTCGATGACGAGCAAGGACGGTAA
- a CDS encoding DUF4339 domain-containing protein, protein MTDSTTSDEAWFYAQGGQRKGPIPSDKLRELLAAQTIDGDTPIWRKGLADWQPLHTTEIGAELKDTPPAIAANQVNNGLVWTLAVAPIAYVLVDIAILGYQFNHPYEDYAFLSSLSWLIPLLVNGGLCLLDEQQLKRAGYSSGWMTFFALLLAPVYLFVRAQRLRQTPTYGFVWIGSFIASIILRAM, encoded by the coding sequence TTGACCGACTCGACGACGAGCGACGAAGCATGGTTTTATGCGCAAGGCGGCCAACGTAAAGGACCTATACCTAGCGACAAGTTACGCGAACTCTTAGCAGCCCAGACGATCGACGGTGACACTCCGATCTGGCGTAAAGGCTTGGCAGACTGGCAGCCGCTGCACACCACAGAAATCGGCGCGGAGCTCAAGGACACCCCGCCAGCCATTGCGGCCAACCAAGTGAACAACGGTTTAGTGTGGACGCTCGCCGTCGCACCAATTGCATATGTGCTCGTCGATATCGCAATCCTCGGCTACCAGTTTAACCACCCGTACGAAGACTACGCATTCTTGTCCTCGCTCTCGTGGCTCATTCCCCTTCTGGTAAATGGCGGGCTGTGCCTTCTTGACGAACAGCAACTCAAGCGCGCCGGCTACAGCTCCGGATGGATGACGTTCTTTGCTCTGCTGTTAGCTCCCGTTTACCTCTTCGTGCGCGCGCAACGCCTGCGGCAGACGCCGACCTATGGCTTCGTCTGGATCGGATCGTTCATCGCTTCGATAATTCTGCGAGCAATGTGA
- a CDS encoding HesA/MoeB/ThiF family protein gives MSRLDRQSFLGPQSDAVLDAAVIGIVGLGGGGSHIAQQTAHMGVGGYVNADPDVIEDTNTNRLIGGTLADVAVSLTKVTIAERLIRGLQPHARILSIQKDWHAAVDDLKLCDVILGAVDGFKEREQLERFARKHLIPYIDIGMDVHDLGKKGFLVSGQVILSIPGAPCMRCSGFITDERLEQEAKRYGAAGSRPQVVWSNGVLASTAVGLLTQVLTPWYPNPPTFVFLDYDGNKGTVTRNQRMELLKNHVCPHHPPDETGDPLFDIRTQNFAPRPTILPPRIAPWYRRMWNRLRKRPN, from the coding sequence ATGAGCCGTCTTGACCGCCAAAGCTTCCTTGGTCCCCAAAGCGACGCCGTTCTGGATGCCGCCGTGATCGGGATCGTCGGGCTCGGCGGCGGCGGCTCGCACATCGCGCAACAGACCGCCCATATGGGCGTTGGCGGTTATGTGAATGCTGATCCGGACGTTATCGAAGATACCAATACCAACCGATTGATCGGCGGTACACTGGCAGACGTCGCTGTGAGCCTTACAAAGGTCACCATTGCCGAGCGGCTAATCCGCGGCCTTCAGCCACACGCCCGCATCCTCTCGATTCAGAAGGATTGGCACGCTGCGGTCGACGATCTCAAGCTGTGCGATGTCATCTTGGGAGCGGTCGATGGCTTCAAGGAGCGCGAGCAACTTGAACGCTTCGCCCGCAAGCACCTGATCCCCTACATCGACATCGGCATGGATGTCCATGATCTCGGCAAAAAGGGCTTTCTGGTCAGCGGTCAGGTAATCCTGTCCATCCCGGGCGCACCCTGCATGCGCTGCAGCGGATTCATTACCGATGAAAGACTAGAGCAGGAAGCCAAACGGTACGGCGCAGCAGGCTCGCGCCCGCAAGTGGTATGGTCTAACGGCGTGCTTGCATCCACGGCGGTTGGCCTGCTCACGCAGGTATTAACGCCCTGGTATCCTAATCCGCCGACCTTTGTCTTCCTCGACTATGACGGCAACAAGGGAACCGTCACCCGCAATCAGCGTATGGAACTGCTGAAGAACCATGTGTGCCCGCATCACCCGCCCGACGAGACCGGCGACCCGCTCTTCGACATCCGCACCCAGAATTTTGCTCCAAGGCCCACAATCCTGCCGCCTCGGATTGCGCCGTGGTACCGCCGTATGTGGAATCGCCTCCGTAAGAGGCCCAATTGA
- a CDS encoding PGN_0703 family putative restriction endonuclease has protein sequence MGDSTPPLTVQTWARTKFNATVARNIAHPSLNLPCFINTEVQMTTHSTTVHSGTDDAALARETSPTFPTAPAFRQLTRTPLVPEAVLKRHGAYCAIDTRFRSAARLLQCLWLKDHDIPTASSARRGGINTGSSFGSILEAGAARAGRNFLSPAIHRLALQELLLREDDAAIDEERLFGNALSSMPLTFSLFGPLAVDCDLATAVFRRLLPDFVHTVEQIIFEHSPGRREDRFLKDRTAFDLAVRVITPDGEPATVFIEVKYSESMEGPAARMRDRYNEASRQVRLYRDPDSAILRSLALEQIWREHMTAQLAVDHGVTPRAVFMAIGPHLNRRVQAAFRVYEAELLDADQREPGRVAFAPLTLETVIEAVATAGASELAHALWGRYCDLDRVYRLSMQEIAGTEVPPDAPPHADSSASIKRALPPVRRRSPSSNRHRTKASSSACKVAAKATSTQEAI, from the coding sequence ATGGGTGACTCGACACCACCGCTGACCGTCCAGACATGGGCGCGAACAAAGTTCAACGCAACAGTCGCCCGCAACATCGCTCACCCGTCCCTGAATCTTCCGTGCTTCATCAACACGGAAGTTCAAATGACAACGCACTCGACCACCGTTCACTCCGGCACGGACGACGCCGCCCTCGCCCGAGAAACGTCGCCCACCTTTCCAACTGCGCCTGCCTTCAGGCAACTGACCCGGACACCCCTCGTCCCTGAAGCGGTCCTGAAACGTCACGGTGCTTACTGCGCGATCGACACGCGGTTCCGCAGTGCCGCACGGTTATTGCAATGCCTGTGGTTGAAGGATCACGACATTCCCACCGCCTCATCGGCCCGACGCGGCGGCATCAATACCGGCTCGTCTTTCGGTTCGATCCTCGAAGCCGGGGCCGCCCGCGCCGGCCGAAACTTCCTCAGCCCGGCCATTCATCGCCTCGCCCTTCAGGAGTTGCTCCTGCGCGAGGACGACGCCGCCATTGACGAGGAGCGGCTGTTCGGCAACGCGCTCTCCTCGATGCCGCTGACCTTCTCCCTGTTCGGGCCGCTCGCGGTCGATTGCGATCTTGCCACCGCCGTATTCCGCCGCCTGCTGCCGGACTTCGTCCACACCGTTGAACAGATCATTTTCGAACACAGCCCTGGCCGACGCGAAGACCGCTTCCTCAAAGACCGCACCGCCTTCGACCTCGCCGTCCGCGTCATCACACCGGACGGTGAGCCCGCCACCGTGTTCATCGAAGTCAAATATTCGGAGAGCATGGAAGGCCCCGCAGCTCGAATGCGCGACCGCTACAACGAAGCCTCCCGGCAGGTTCGTCTCTACCGCGACCCGGACAGCGCAATCCTTCGATCCCTGGCGTTGGAGCAAATCTGGCGCGAGCATATGACGGCCCAGCTTGCCGTCGATCACGGCGTCACGCCCCGCGCCGTCTTCATGGCCATCGGCCCGCACCTCAATCGCCGTGTCCAAGCGGCCTTCCGGGTCTATGAAGCCGAGTTGCTCGATGCCGATCAACGTGAACCCGGTCGAGTCGCATTTGCGCCCCTGACGCTGGAGACCGTGATCGAGGCGGTCGCGACCGCGGGAGCCTCGGAACTGGCTCATGCGCTCTGGGGACGCTATTGCGATCTCGACCGGGTTTATCGCCTGTCGATGCAGGAGATTGCCGGTACCGAAGTCCCACCGGACGCACCACCGCACGCGGACAGTTCGGCATCGATCAAACGAGCCCTGCCGCCAGTCCGCCGCCGGTCCCCATCCTCGAACCGGCACCGCACGAAGGCAAGTTCATCGGCCTGTAAGGTCGCGGCCAAGGCAACCTCTACACAGGAGGCGATCTGA
- a CDS encoding helix-turn-helix domain-containing protein has translation MTLNPAMRDWPVVFGKNVRKFRQQRGLTQEQLAFEAEIDLTYVGGIERGKRNPSLVVMARIADALSVALTKLLQD, from the coding sequence GTGACGCTCAATCCTGCAATGCGGGATTGGCCTGTTGTCTTCGGTAAAAATGTCCGGAAATTTCGTCAGCAGCGAGGACTGACGCAGGAACAGCTCGCTTTTGAGGCCGAAATTGACCTCACATACGTTGGCGGAATTGAGCGCGGAAAACGCAATCCGAGCCTAGTGGTGATGGCCAGGATTGCCGACGCGCTATCGGTCGCGTTGACAAAGTTGTTGCAGGATTAG
- a CDS encoding multiubiquitin domain-containing protein — MKMENVVTGGQGRDDGVKGQRGRGPDAQGHFSTTVNGVTVKFSEAMPKGEHVLDKADLEPASDYVLIQLLTHSSRSVGLDETVDLRAEGTEVFRAFKSDRIFRFTNNGHGFEWGVEKIPEPELRVICQVREDEVLVLERDGNDIDLKLNDVLDLGQAGTEHLHTEKRLITVFYENEPREIARGTYTTEQLKQKFGVQEGYVLEFINDEGQLTPLKPGAKLKVKEGMKFFEQVPCGGSS, encoded by the coding sequence ATGAAGATGGAAAATGTGGTTACAGGCGGCCAAGGCCGCGATGACGGTGTCAAAGGCCAACGCGGGCGCGGTCCCGACGCGCAGGGGCATTTCTCCACCACGGTCAACGGCGTGACCGTGAAGTTCTCGGAAGCCATGCCGAAGGGGGAACACGTTCTCGACAAGGCGGATTTGGAGCCGGCCAGCGACTATGTGCTGATCCAGCTTCTGACCCACAGCAGCCGCTCGGTGGGCCTCGACGAGACGGTGGACTTGCGGGCCGAAGGAACCGAAGTGTTTCGCGCCTTCAAGAGCGACCGTATCTTCCGCTTCACTAATAACGGACACGGCTTCGAGTGGGGCGTGGAGAAGATCCCCGAGCCTGAACTGCGCGTCATCTGCCAGGTCCGCGAGGACGAGGTTCTGGTCCTAGAGCGCGATGGTAACGACATCGATCTGAAGCTGAATGACGTTCTCGACCTGGGTCAGGCCGGAACCGAGCACTTGCACACCGAGAAGCGGCTGATCACGGTCTTCTACGAGAATGAGCCGCGCGAAATCGCGCGCGGCACCTACACGACCGAGCAGCTCAAGCAGAAGTTCGGCGTGCAGGAGGGCTACGTCCTCGAATTCATTAACGACGAGGGGCAGCTCACGCCGCTCAAGCCCGGCGCCAAGCTCAAGGTAAAGGAGGGAATGAAGTTCTTTGAACAGGTTCCCTGCGGAGGCTCTTCGTGA
- a CDS encoding helix-turn-helix domain-containing protein produces the protein MSSQLEKPKGAMSVNDFAIWAGIGRTTAWKEIREGHLRAVKVSARTIIRFADAENWLATRPQLSVPSAQL, from the coding sequence ATGTCATCACAACTCGAAAAACCCAAAGGCGCGATGTCGGTCAACGACTTCGCAATCTGGGCCGGTATCGGACGCACCACCGCATGGAAGGAAATCCGCGAGGGTCATCTCCGCGCGGTCAAAGTCAGCGCCCGAACCATCATTCGTTTCGCAGACGCCGAGAACTGGCTTGCCACACGGCCCCAGCTTTCCGTGCCAAGCGCGCAGCTATAA
- a CDS encoding ImmA/IrrE family metallo-endopeptidase, whose protein sequence is MAKADDSSLDPEQLGAVQLAARRALDRATGWGVFPTPIPDILEAAKLKIAPASAFDPRRIVEYLMGKAEHAAEVLKSAISKVFGIYDADESLIHIDHTVHASKQNFLKLHEAGHHELPTHRKLFRIFQDCEKNLAPDIADLFEREANNFARFVLFQGDGYRDMAADHKFEIKTPMKLASKFGASVYASCREFARTHHRACAVYVLEPIKYCERTGARADVRRIETSESFRHQFGQPAEQVITLDHSLGRVLPVGRRMTRPTTISITDRNGQAHECVAEAFDTTYNVLILVYPVKALTASRFILN, encoded by the coding sequence GTGGCCAAAGCCGACGACAGCAGTCTCGACCCCGAGCAGTTAGGCGCCGTGCAGTTGGCTGCACGGCGCGCTTTAGACCGAGCCACTGGATGGGGCGTCTTTCCTACGCCTATCCCGGATATCCTTGAAGCAGCGAAACTGAAAATTGCGCCCGCGAGCGCGTTCGACCCGCGGCGGATCGTCGAATACCTGATGGGCAAAGCAGAGCATGCGGCAGAGGTATTGAAGTCCGCGATCTCCAAGGTGTTTGGTATTTATGACGCCGACGAAAGCCTCATCCACATCGATCACACGGTGCATGCATCGAAGCAGAACTTTCTCAAGTTACACGAAGCCGGCCACCACGAGCTTCCTACGCACCGCAAGCTATTCCGCATTTTCCAGGATTGTGAAAAGAACCTCGCTCCGGATATCGCCGACCTTTTCGAGCGCGAGGCCAATAACTTTGCTCGCTTCGTTCTCTTTCAAGGCGACGGCTACCGCGATATGGCTGCCGACCATAAATTCGAAATCAAGACGCCGATGAAGCTCGCCAGCAAATTCGGTGCGTCGGTCTACGCGTCGTGCCGTGAGTTTGCTCGGACCCATCACCGGGCCTGCGCCGTGTATGTACTTGAGCCGATTAAGTACTGCGAACGCACAGGCGCGCGCGCTGATGTCCGCAGGATCGAAACCTCAGAATCGTTTCGACATCAGTTCGGACAACCTGCGGAGCAGGTAATTACACTTGATCATTCACTCGGACGTGTGTTGCCAGTGGGCCGACGGATGACCCGACCGACCACCATCTCAATCACGGACCGAAACGGTCAAGCCCATGAGTGTGTCGCGGAAGCCTTCGACACTACTTACAATGTTTTGATCTTGGTTTATCCCGTTAAAGCGCTTACCGCGTCTCGTTTCATACTCAACTAA
- a CDS encoding superinfection immunity protein yields the protein MHPGSQPPADDTAFIIFLGIGFLIVGIIYIMPSIVAFRRDHPNRWIILVINVAFGGTIIGWGIALVWAMRAAHRVGSTGSGGESGLNLFINDVKKIQVIEPPPLPQTSLSHELERLHDLLVRGAISQIEFDGLKAKLLGTAPLR from the coding sequence ATGCATCCGGGTTCTCAACCTCCTGCGGACGACACCGCTTTCATCATCTTCCTAGGCATCGGCTTCCTCATTGTCGGCATCATCTACATCATGCCGAGCATCGTCGCATTCCGGCGCGACCACCCGAACCGTTGGATCATCCTCGTCATCAACGTTGCCTTCGGCGGCACGATCATCGGCTGGGGGATCGCACTGGTCTGGGCGATGCGGGCGGCTCACCGGGTTGGCTCTACCGGTAGCGGCGGAGAATCCGGCCTCAATCTCTTCATCAACGATGTGAAGAAGATTCAGGTCATCGAACCTCCGCCTCTACCTCAAACATCCCTTTCGCATGAATTGGAGCGCCTTCACGACCTCCTTGTCAGAGGCGCGATATCCCAGATCGAGTTCGATGGCTTGAAAGCCAAGTTACTCGGCACCGCCCCCTTACGTTGA